From Diospyros lotus cultivar Yz01 chromosome 4, ASM1463336v1, whole genome shotgun sequence, a single genomic window includes:
- the LOC127800701 gene encoding pentatricopeptide repeat-containing protein At1g20230: MASQALHLMNSFYAPSILSRLLATTASLFQARQAHAHIIKTGLSTQTHFSTRLISLYANHQCFADAELVLGSIPEPDVFPLSTLIYACTKLNRFGLALGFLSRMLSRGVLPDAQVLPSVFKACAGLSDLRAGRPIHGIATVTGHTSDSYVQSSLVHMYVKCNGLADARKVVELMPDSDVVSWSALVAGYARQGCVSEAKEVFDEMASLGIEPNSVSWNGMIAGFNQSGRHSDSISTFQQMHSQGFKPDGTSISSVLPAVGDLDILIVGIQVHGYVIKQGIGSDKCVVSALIDMYGKCACSAEMSQVFDEMEQLDVGACNALVAGLSRNALGDTALRVFREFMGKGIDLNVVSWTSVIACCSQNGKPMEALDLFREMQVAGVEPNSVTIPSLLPACGNISALMHGKAAHGFIIRREIPVDVYVGSALIDMYAKCGRIQASRLCFDGLRTRNLVCWNAIMSGYAMHGKAKEAMEIFHMMQRSGQEPDSISFTCILSSCSQSGLTEVGQNYFNSMFEEHGIEPKVEHYACMVTLLGRAGKTVEACNIIKKMPCEPDACVWGALLSVSRIHNNLHLGEMAARKLFELEPGNPGNYILLSNIYAYKRKWNEVDKLRDVMKEKGLSKNPGCSWIEVKNKVHMFLAGDRSHPHMSLINEKLVQFTMEMKKSSCFPNTDFLLHDVEEEDKEQILCGHSEKLAVVFGVLNTRPGSPLQVIKNLRICGDCHTVIKFISHLERREIFVRDTNRFHHIKDGACSCGDYW, from the coding sequence ATGGCAAGCCAAGCTTTGCATCTGATGAACAGTTTCTATGCTCCTTCCATTCTCAGCCGTCTCCTTGCAACCACAGCTTCTCTCTTTCAAGCGCGACAAGCTCACGCTCACATCATCAAGACCGGCCTTTCCACACAAACCCACTTTTCCACTAGGCTCATCTCGCTCTACGCAAATCATCAATGCTTCGCAGATGCAGAGCTCGTTTTGGGTTCGATCCCCGAGCCCGATGTCTTCCCACTCTCCACCCTCATTTACGCCTGTACGAAACTCAATCGTTTCGGGCTCGCTCTTGGTTTCCTGTCGCGGATGTTGTCTCGAGGCGTCTTGCCCGATGCCCAAGTCCTCCCTAGCGTATTCAAGGCGTGCGCCGGACTGTCCGACCTTAGAGCCGGACGACCAATCCATGGCATTGCCACTGTAACTGGGCATACCTCGGATTCGTATGTTCAATCCTCCTTGGTCCATATGTATGTTAAGTGCAATGGATTAGCGGATGCCCGCAAGGTGGTTGAGCTAATGCCGGACTCAGATGTGGTTTCTTGGAGTGCTTTAGTTGCGGGCTATGCTAGACAAGGATGTGTAAGTGAAGCGAAGGAGGTGTTTGATGAGATGGCAAGCTTAGGAATTGAACCTAATTCAGTTTCATGGAATGGGATGATTGCTGGATTCAACCAGAGTGGGCGGCATTCGGATTCAATCTCGACGTTTCAGCAGATGCATTCACAAGGTTTTAAGCCTGATGGGACTAGCATATCCAGTGTTCTTCCTGCGGTGGGAGACTTGGATATTCTAATCGTGGGTATTCAAGTTCATGGTTATGTGATCAAGCAGGGAATTGGATCAGACAAATGTGTTGTCAGTGCACTTATAGATATGTATGGAAAGTGTGCCTGCAGTGCAGAGATGTCACAGGTGTTTGATGAAATGGAGCAATTAGACGTAGGTGCTTGCAATGCACTGGTTGCTGGGCTATCAAGGAATGCCCTTGGCGATACGGCATTGAGGGTATTTAGGGAATTCATGGGAAAAGGGATAGACTTGAATGTGGTCTCTTGGACATCAGTGATTGCTTGTTGCTCTCAGAATGGTAAACCCATGGAGGCTTTAGACCTGTTCAGAGAGATGCAGGTTGCTGGGGTGGAGCCAAACTCTGTCACAATCCCTTCCTTGTTACCAGCTTGTGGCAATATTTCAGCACTAATGCATGGGAAGGCAGCTCATGGTTTCATTATTAGAAGGGAGATCCCTGTTGATGTTTATGTGGGTAGTGCACTGATTGATATGTATGCCAAGTGTGGAAGGATCCAGGCTTCTCGTCTTTGCTTCGATGGGTTGCGCACTCGAAATTTGGTTTGTTGGAATGCAATAATGAGTGGGTACGCAATGCACGGTAAGGCTAAGGAAGCTATGGAGATCTTTCATATGATGCAGAGGAGTGGACAGGAGCCTGACTCCATTAGCTTCACCTGTATATTATCTTCGTGTAGCCAATCTGGCTTAACAGAGGTGGGACAAAACTACTTTAACAGCATGTTTGAAGAGCATGGAATTGAACCAAAAGTTGAGCATTATGCTTGCATGGTGACCCTTCTTGGTCGTGCTGGAAAGACGGTAGAGGCTTGTAATATAATCAAGAAAATGCCGTGCGAACCAGACGCTTGTGTTTGGGGAGCATTACTGAGTGTTAGTAGAATTCACAATAACCTTCATCTGGGTGAGATGGCTGCCAGGAAATTATTTGAGTTGGAACCCGGAAATCCTGGGAACTACATTCTTCTATCCAACATATATGCTTATAAGAGAAAATGGAATGAAGTAGACAAATTGCGGGATGTGATGAAGGAGAAGGGTTTGAGCAAGAACCCAGGTTGCAGTTGGATTGAAGTAAAAAACAAGGTTCACATGTTTTTGGCAGGAgacagatcccatcctcatatGTCCCTAATCAATGAAAAGTTGGTCCAATTTACTATggaaatgaagaaatcaagttgtTTCCCGAACACCGACTTTCTTCTgcatgatgtggaagaagaagacaaggagCAAATTCTGTGCGGCCACAGTGAGAAGTTGGCAGTAGTGTTTGGGGTTCTGAACACTCGCCCAGGGTCTCCGCTTCAAGTCATAAAGAACCTTAGAATTTGTGGGGATTGCCACACTGTTATAAAGTTCATATCCCACTTGGAGAGGAGGGAGATCTTTGTGAGAGACACAAACCGCTTCCATCACATCAAAGATGGGGCGTGCTCATGCGGGGATTATTGGTGA
- the LOC127800702 gene encoding uncharacterized protein LOC127800702 isoform X1: MWKRTVMALYLDLQDFIIRAQVLKLYRQALRTARRAPPHARAELTQIIRQEMEQNRDCCDRQRIRFLLGEGTGKLKGLDEMLDMQGH, from the exons ATGTGGAAGAGAACTGTCATGGCTCTCTACTTGGATCTGCAGGATTTCATCATTCGTGCTCAAGTTTTGAAGCTGTATAGACAGGCATTGAGGACTGCTAGAAGAGCCCCACCTCATGCTAGAG CTGAACTGACGCAGATAATTAGACAAGAGATGGAGCAAAATCGTGATTGCTGTGACAGGCAGAGGATCCGGTTCTTGCTTGGAGAAGGGACAGGGAAATTGAAAGGTTTGGATGAGATGCTTGATATGCAAGGTCATTGA
- the LOC127800702 gene encoding uncharacterized protein LOC127800702 isoform X2, with protein sequence MALYLDLQDFIIRAQVLKLYRQALRTARRAPPHARAELTQIIRQEMEQNRDCCDRQRIRFLLGEGTGKLKGLDEMLDMQGH encoded by the exons ATGGCTCTCTACTTGGATCTGCAGGATTTCATCATTCGTGCTCAAGTTTTGAAGCTGTATAGACAGGCATTGAGGACTGCTAGAAGAGCCCCACCTCATGCTAGAG CTGAACTGACGCAGATAATTAGACAAGAGATGGAGCAAAATCGTGATTGCTGTGACAGGCAGAGGATCCGGTTCTTGCTTGGAGAAGGGACAGGGAAATTGAAAGGTTTGGATGAGATGCTTGATATGCAAGGTCATTGA